The DNA region ggttcacgccattctcctgcctcagcctcccaagtagctgggactacaggcgccgccaccacgcccggctaattttttgtatttttagtagagacggggtttcaccgtgttagccaggatggtctcaatctgctgacctcgtgatccgtctgcctcggcctcccaaagtgctgggattacagatgtgagccaccgcgcccagcctatatttttaaaaagttgtttctgactgggcacggtggctcatgcctataatcccagcagtttgggaggctgagggaggtggatcacttgaggtcaggagttcgagaccagcctgaccaacatggtgaaaccctgtctctactaaaaatacaaaaaaattatccgggcatggtggtgggtgcctgtaatcccagcccgaCCTGAATTTCACTCTAGATCCAAACGTTTTAAACATTACTTCATCCAGCACGTCTGTGTGAGAAGGGGATGGAGATGTCTGTGTCCGCCCAGTTCTGCCGTCCTAATGAGACGTGCccctgtctgtcttgttcacagcTAAGTCACCAGCATTGAGAACAAACCTCAACACAGAGGAGGTGCTCGGTTggtatttgttgaaggaatgaatattCTTCactttatagacaagaaaactgaggtcacGAGGCAAAGCAAGCACTGAAACTCCCAGTCGTTCAGCATCATTCAGTCCTTTGGTTGGTTATCTGCAGGAATCTGGTCGGCAGCCCTGAATGGAGACCTGGGCCGAGTGAAGCATTTAATCCAGAAGGCTGAGGACCTGAGTCAGCCCGACTCAGCCGGCTACACTGCACTGGTGAGCTAAGGAGGAGCACAGGGTCAGGAGACAGAAGCGTTAACTCAGGAGACACCTGCTCTATGAGGAGGGGGATTGATGGTTAACTTttacctcctccctccctttattcTCTTCCagcaaaatttctctttttaagcATCATATGAAcctggattttttaaattactgtgaGAGCTTTACATCAGTggtttaggttttgttttgttttgttttgagatgcagtctcactcttgttacccaggctggagtacagtgacgtgatctgagctcactgcaacctccgcctcccaggttcaagcaattctcctgccttagcctcccgagtagctgggactacaggtacatgccaccacatccagctaatttttgtatttttagtacagatgggttttcaccatgttggccaagctggtctcaaactcctgacttcaggtgatccacctgcctcggcttcccaaagtgctgggattataggtgtgagccactgcacccagccagtgatttagttttattttcGTAACAATTCTGTGAGATAGGAATgatcattttccccatttttcagcTGGACAAACTCAGGTTAGGCATGCAGAAGCTTGCCCAGGTCACACAACTGCTGGGGGTGGAACCTGAGATGACTTCAGGCCCCTCGCTGCGGGGGGGGGCACGCTCTCACCTCTCCACCACCCTTGTcccctgcctggcttctcccaTCTGACCTCGGTCTCTGTTCCCTGCAGCACTATGCCAGCCGCAATGGGCACTACGCTGTGTGCCAGTTCCTGCTGGAAAACGGAGCTAAGTGTGATGCCCAGACCCACGGGGGTGCCACTGCTCTGCACCGAGCCAGCTACTGCGGGCACACTGAAATCGCGCGGCTCCTGCTGTCACATGGGTCCAACCCCAGGGTGGTGGATGACGACGGCATGACCAGTCTGCATAAGGTGGGCCCGTTCCCCCTTCCAAAAATGTTGTTTCCTTGAAGTGATAACATGTTCATGtagaaaacatggggaaaacaggaaatcagagaagacaatTAAAATCATTTGTAATCCCCTTGCCCATCTGTCATCAGTTTAGGACTAATGGCTAATTCTCCAGCCTTTTTTTCTGAGCGTGTAAATTAAAATGTCCTGTGGCGCTTTAGTTTTCTTTCCCTTAGAGACATGGCATGCAGCCTTCTCCATGTAGTTTTCTGAAACTTATGCATACTCTTGCCTGTCCCTGTAGTGCACTTGCTATATGTTAGCTGGAGTGATCATTTAAAAACTCTTTCTAGCTGGAAATACCTACACATGGTGAACAATCTGAAGAGTCAACAAGGGCATGCCATGAAAGCGAGTTTCCCGCCCACCCAGCTCCTCATCCCTCAGCCTTCTAGGCCCATCCTTTGAGGCATTCACTTTACcgattgtttttccttttttgtgaggaatggggtctcactgtgttgcccaggctggtctcagactcctgggctcagttgatcctcctgcctctgcctccctaagtgctgagattacaggtgtgagctaccctGCTTGGCCACTTTACTGAGTTTGCAGGCACCTTTGAGAGGCGGTCTATGCGTGTGTGGCATATGTGTATAAATCATATACGTGTAAATCTAGTCCCCTCTTGCCCCTTCTTTGATTTTCTCCGGGAGCGATGGTTTAAAGCAGTTCTGATCACGCCACGCCCCCACCTGGAGTCCTTGACGTTTTGCTTTTTCCAGGTCCGTGAGCTACTGTGAAGGTTTCCTGCCCtcttctccagtttttttttttttttttttctttttttgttttttttccccatcccTCCAGTTTTCTCCTGAGCTCTTATCCCCtggtctgtttttttgttttttgttttttttgagacggagtctcgctctggcgccca from Piliocolobus tephrosceles isolate RC106 unplaced genomic scaffold, ASM277652v3 unscaffolded_28439, whole genome shotgun sequence includes:
- the ANKRD39 gene encoding ankyrin repeat domain-containing protein 39; protein product: KSPALRTNLNTEEVLGIWSAALNGDLGRVKHLIQKAEDLSQPDSAGYTALHYASRNGHYAVCQFLLENGAKCDAQTHGGATALHRASYCGHTEIARLLLSHGSNPRVVDDDGMTSLHKAAERGHGDICSLLLQHSPALKAVRDRKARLACDLLPCDSDLRDLLSS